The genome window TCTGATtatccctgttttttttaaacctgcgCTTTTTGGGgtgattttaaaattgctaaTTTACTCTTTCTGAAAGGCTTgcagatttttcctttgaacAAACAGTTTTACATATATTCTGCTCTGAGAATTGATTTCAGAtgcaaaatgggaaataaactTAAAACTCCTTAATTTCAGAGCTCCATGgcaataaaagaaatttcttttttgtagcATATGAGAACGAGAACACTCGCCTCCATCAGTGGACAGTGCGGTGGATGGGCATACGGAAGGAtggtaatttttactttttttttttttaaattcaaccAATGTCAACCCTGTTGAACCTTAGTCCATGAATAAGATCTCTGGgtcaaaaaaagttatttttttgaCACGAGTACTTTGTTGAAGTGCATCAAGGCTTCTTGATGAAAATCATCAAGGCTTCTCATAACTTGTGTGCGTGTATGTTTTGCAGTTGAGTCTAGTGTATAAGATATCTCATGTGGAAACAGACTTTACTGGCTGAATGATACACTGTACTTCAAGGTATATTCATAAGGGCCACGCCTGCAGTTGTGACCTAATTTTCCCTGTTTCAGAtgaattctttcattttgtcattctttgctttgcaattGGAGCCTTACTAATTTGCTACTACTACTACAAAGGTAAGGCAAGACTTCAATAGAGGGATAAATTGTTGCACGCtagaaaaatgaacaaagccaaacatttattttgtcgCCTTAGATTGGACTATTTCTCTTGGAACTGGTTTAATTACCTTTGCTTCCCTGGAAACCACTGGGATATACTTTGGTCTAGGTAAGTGTTATCTACAGCAGCCAGCTCTGTATCAACACTAAGGATACAAGGTCACACAGTCATTAAACAACATAAGTCTATAAAACTGCTAGTGCTGAGATTCTGTAAATCATCACCTAACTAGCCCATAATATCTCATTCACAATTACACAGTGGGGCTGGAGACAAACACGGCTTAGTGACACTGAAGGGAGAGGTtgactcatttttctttctcaatgatCACAAGACCCTGAGTCACCTCTTCCTGCAGCAATGGCTGAATGCTAAGTTGCCATGACAACGTATAATTTTAGCAGCAAGGCATTTTTCCCAGACGCACTCTGGAAGGTGCTGCACACTCAGGCTGCCATTCATTCCCCTGGGACCGAGGCAGATGAACACCCTGAGGAAGAGCTCTCAGCAGAACCTGGATGGCAGCAGCTACTGaaaatgacagtaaaaaaaTGGGCATTCTTGGCAATCCCTGGGGATGTCATAGGAAAGGTAAAACTAGCAGCAAGTCTCCTTTGTAACCGCGTGCTAATATTTTTGGTAGGTTGTTGATGATTCTCTTAGGAGTCAGCCTTGTCACTACTTTGTTCGTAACAATATTGCAGAAGTGCTTATTTAAACAATAATCTTGGGTTCATTAATGTTGCAAGCGtcagtgtttggtttttgccatttttctattttttatgttttatgttGCTATCTGTCTcattgaaaaaaacatttgttttcacaaTTAGTGTATCGAATTCGGAGTGTACTTGACAGTTTTGTTCCTCTGATTGACAAATTCAGGCCAACAGGTAACAGTGGTCTTCTTACTGACTGCATGCATATACTCTAGACATTCCGAGTACTTCACTTTGGTCAAGTCTTAAGACTACCTTCTCTAAATTACAATTTCCaatcttcttttcttaattaaaaaaaaagaaatattttactaagTTCATTACAGCTGCCTggctttgaaaattaattattctttacTCTCCATGTGGCAGagcattttcacatttttaatactCTGCCCTGTATGGGGTATTAACTATTTCCTGACAATGTCTGAACTAGAATTCTATAGTTCaattaaaaattcagagagTGGGGGTGGGTTTCTCTTGTCGGGTCTTCAAACAGACTCCAGGCTTATGTTTATCTGTGTTCGTTAACACAAAATATGAAGAATGCTGAAAAGCTGCACAGATACATGACAATTTGAACAATATATTCCTGACAATAGTCTTTTTCTTCATCGTGCAGGTATGAAGAAGGCTGCCTAGGAAGAGTATTTCAGGAGAGTTCCACAAAACCCTGCTGTCTGAATTTCTAGTATTAAAAGAACTGCTTTATGAGGCAAACATGAAAACCTAATGGCTAATGTGAAATATTGAAATGTTAAACCATAGAAAGACATCATTCCTTCCCctcaaaaataaagctgaaattgCATTACAGGGTCCCAttctttcttctgaagtcaTTTGTGGTTCAGCAGAGCTCATAAGACAATCTAGATGTAGGTTTATCTTCAATTCCattaaatataaacacattcttcttccctcccccatGCAACCATGTTAGTCTGCCTATGGTGTATCAAAATCAACAAAATGACCAATATTATCCTCAGCTCATTCTGGATTAGGCTCTGGATGTTTCAGTAGGAATCTTGGCAACCACACAGCCACCTCTTCACCCCGTgtgatgctgcagagcaggcaaACACCATCTGCTTGCTTACACAGTTGAGCCCCAACAGTGCAACAGCACTGAGGCAGATTAATTTATTGTGGCAGAACTCAATATTGTGGGCATATAATGATTTCACCCAGGGAAAGCAGGGTGAGATTTTACATGCAGTGACATAATGGTGCAGTAAAGAGATTAACAGCAGCAAATTTCATCTCTtcttctgaggggaaaaataaagtgctTGATTTGACCCATCccctgatatttttctttctttgagtaaaataaaaagtgcaaCTTTGACGGTCATTTTACAGGGACATGTTACACATTGTATATGTAAGGCTAATGAAATCATAGGCAGACTGCAAAAAAAGGGGACACCTTTAAATTTTTCGTAAAAATGTAAGGTCTTCATACCCCTGGAAGGATGAAGGCATCAAGTCAGACAGAAAGAGCCATAAAATATGAAATCTTAAGGAAATGTAGATCTAAAAGCCGTTAGCTCAAACAGCCCAGAGTTTTACAGAAGCAGTTTCAAGCCTTGCTCAGAAAATTAACACACATACTTTTTAGCTGCACTCCCATTTTAAATTCTAAGCACCAGCGTTGATCATTCTTGTATGTTGCAGTTCCATTTGCACATCCAGAATTATCAGCAATTGTGTGCAGGCCTGTACCAACACAGCACAGCAGTTACCTAAGATGTCAGGGGTTCAATTAAGCCATAAGGATGAATACTagttattttgtaatatttatatTCTCATTTACATGTACTATTTACATGTCTTTGTAGAAATATAGTCTGCCATAccaaaatactgtttgttttgttactcTGCAAATAAAGTCTTGCTCAGACCAGTGTAGAGCTGTTAAATGTCAAATGGCTTTTGGGTGAACTGAAAACTGCACAGTCACCCTGCTCTgatgaaaattgctt of Nyctibius grandis isolate bNycGra1 chromosome 10, bNycGra1.pri, whole genome shotgun sequence contains these proteins:
- the TMEM40 gene encoding transmembrane protein 40 codes for the protein MGIRKDDEFFHFVILCFAIGALLICYYYYKDWTISLGTGLITFASLETTGIYFGLVYRIRSVLDSFVPLIDKFRPTGMKKAA